The Spirosoma foliorum genome has a window encoding:
- a CDS encoding NAD(P)-binding domain-containing protein: MKSTIAFIGSGNLGTELATRLVNSAYRLLIFDQHLAKSQLLVNQLLTVTPTAEVEAIDCPTNASWEADIIVLAVPELSKKEVADRIRDVAVCKIVISLYTPLHDEESRHFESTAIYVGEELQQRLPNSKVVNVIIMGEERTDAFLISTHPEALITVSTLIQNAGLNPIVAEDWSVDSTKIL, translated from the coding sequence ATGAAGTCAACCATCGCCTTTATCGGTTCAGGCAATCTGGGAACTGAATTGGCTACCCGGCTGGTCAATAGTGCTTACCGGCTGCTGATCTTCGATCAGCATTTAGCCAAGTCGCAGCTACTCGTCAATCAGCTTTTGACGGTCACTCCTACAGCCGAAGTGGAAGCTATCGACTGCCCGACAAATGCGTCCTGGGAAGCCGACATCATTGTGTTGGCCGTTCCCGAATTGTCAAAAAAAGAGGTGGCTGATCGAATCAGAGACGTGGCCGTTTGCAAAATCGTTATCAGTCTCTATACACCATTGCATGATGAAGAAAGCCGTCATTTTGAGTCTACAGCTATTTACGTGGGCGAAGAATTACAACAACGACTCCCGAATTCTAAAGTGGTGAACGTAATCATCATGGGCGAAGAACGAACAGATGCATTTCTCATCAGCACGCATCCCGAAGCGCTAATTACGGTTTCAACGCTGATTCAGAATGCAGGACTAAATCCCATCGTGGCCGAGGATTGGTCGGTAGATAGCACAAAAATTCTTTGA
- the ygiD gene encoding 4,5-DOPA dioxygenase extradiol translates to MNTLSAFKQFTNDLDETGPLMPVLFVGHGSPMNGIEDNEFSRRWTRMAQEIPTPTAVLVVSAHWFTRGTKITAMDFPETIHDFGGFPKALFDVQYPAPGNPALAKETASLLHSAHVELAHDWGLDHGTWTIVRHMYPDAKIPVLQLSIDYTKGPQYHYDLARELYSLRKKGVLIIGSGNMVHNLRMVAWDKMDVPNYGFDWAKSLNDKFKQLISDGDVKPLINYNTLGREAALAIPTPEHYLPLLYSLGLQGTKDSVSFFNDRAVAGSLTMTSVKIG, encoded by the coding sequence ATGAACACTTTATCAGCTTTTAAACAATTTACCAACGATCTGGACGAAACAGGCCCCCTTATGCCCGTTTTGTTTGTTGGCCACGGATCGCCGATGAACGGCATCGAAGACAATGAATTCAGTCGTCGCTGGACACGTATGGCGCAGGAAATCCCGACGCCAACGGCTGTGCTGGTCGTTTCGGCGCACTGGTTTACACGAGGTACGAAAATTACGGCCATGGACTTCCCGGAAACCATTCACGACTTCGGCGGCTTTCCCAAAGCCTTGTTCGACGTGCAGTATCCGGCTCCCGGCAATCCAGCCCTTGCTAAAGAAACGGCTTCCTTGCTTCACTCTGCCCATGTAGAATTAGCACACGATTGGGGCCTGGATCACGGCACCTGGACAATCGTTCGGCACATGTACCCAGACGCTAAAATTCCTGTTTTGCAATTGAGCATCGACTATACCAAAGGGCCACAGTACCACTATGATTTAGCTCGTGAACTCTACTCCTTACGCAAAAAAGGCGTGCTGATTATCGGGAGTGGCAACATGGTACATAACCTGCGCATGGTGGCCTGGGACAAAATGGATGTGCCCAATTACGGTTTCGATTGGGCGAAATCGCTTAACGACAAGTTCAAACAGTTGATTAGCGACGGCGACGTAAAACCGCTCATCAATTACAACACTCTGGGTCGGGAAGCCGCCTTAGCCATTCCGACCCCCGAACATTATCTGCCGCTGTTATACAGCTTAGGTCTGCAAGGGACTAAAGATTCCGTCTCGTTCTTTAACGACCGGGCGGTGGCGGGTTCGCTTACGATGACGTCGGTGAAGATTGGGTAG
- a CDS encoding bestrophin family protein, whose product MIIYEAKNWFGALRHFHTSYSIRVLLQRVGYVSLYGVLLTLIDQHVADIHVPFDGTLFSLLGITLSLLLVFRTNTAYDRFWEGRRQWGLLVNYSRNLAVLMDGLLPDDALTNRVFFARTLSNFALALKGHLRTGVDFTELEEAGDDQLKTLPDYTHIPSRLAALLTRRFQALRQDGLVNDADLITIRLYHQALLDITGSCERIKKTPIPFSYSFFIKLFITMYVLLIPLVLVSNYGYFGIIATTLAAYALIGIEMIGDEIEEPFGLDCNDLPLNQIAQNIRRNVHEILGVKPSATVLAKPEVDYIKVN is encoded by the coding sequence GTGATTATTTACGAAGCAAAAAATTGGTTTGGTGCCCTTAGGCATTTTCACACCAGTTACAGTATTCGAGTGCTTTTGCAACGAGTAGGGTATGTGAGTCTTTACGGGGTTCTACTAACCCTAATCGACCAGCATGTTGCCGATATTCACGTACCGTTCGACGGAACCCTCTTTTCATTATTAGGCATCACACTTAGTTTATTGCTGGTCTTTCGGACCAATACCGCTTACGATCGGTTCTGGGAAGGCCGTCGGCAGTGGGGATTGTTAGTTAATTACAGCCGTAACCTGGCTGTCCTGATGGATGGACTCTTGCCCGATGATGCTCTAACAAACCGGGTTTTCTTCGCCCGAACGCTCTCCAACTTTGCGCTGGCGCTTAAAGGGCATCTGCGGACGGGCGTTGATTTTACAGAACTCGAAGAAGCGGGTGACGATCAATTAAAAACGCTCCCCGACTATACGCATATCCCCAGTCGGCTGGCCGCTTTACTCACGCGTCGGTTTCAGGCACTACGTCAGGACGGTCTTGTCAACGACGCCGATTTAATTACCATTCGGCTTTATCATCAGGCCTTGCTGGATATAACGGGCTCCTGCGAACGCATCAAAAAAACACCGATTCCGTTCTCGTATAGCTTCTTTATCAAGCTGTTTATTACGATGTATGTGTTGCTGATTCCCTTGGTTCTCGTTTCTAACTACGGCTATTTCGGCATCATTGCAACCACGCTGGCAGCCTATGCTTTAATTGGCATCGAGATGATTGGCGATGAAATTGAAGAACCGTTCGGGCTGGATTGCAACGACTTACCCCTGAACCAAATTGCCCAGAATATCCGGCGGAATGTGCACGAAATTCTGGGCGTAAAACCTTCCGCAACCGTTCTGGCCAAGCCGGAGGTGGATTATATCAAAGTGAACTAA